A single Vicugna pacos chromosome 15, VicPac4, whole genome shotgun sequence DNA region contains:
- the LOC140685821 gene encoding LOW QUALITY PROTEIN: olfactory receptor 2T7-like (The sequence of the model RefSeq protein was modified relative to this genomic sequence to represent the inferred CDS: deleted 2 bases in 1 codon): MPTSSSWACSATPAFPGFFVLIFLVFVISIASNTIMIILIHMDSHLHTPKYFLLSQLSIMDILYISTIVPKMLVDQMVGQRAISFAGCTAQHFLYLTLAGAEFFLLGLMSYDRYVTICNPLHYPVLMSCKICLLIVVAAWLGGSIDGFLLTPVTMQFPFCASREINHFFCEVPAVLKLSCVDTSAYETAMYVCCIMMLLIPFSVISASYTRILLTVYRMSEAEGRRKAVATCSSHMVVVSLFYGAAMYTYVLPHSYHTPEQDKAVSAFYTILTPLLNPLIYSLRNKDVTGALQKALGRCLSPGR, from the exons ATGCCGACTTCGTCCTCCTGGGCCTGTTCAGCAACACCCGCTTTCCCTGGC TTTTTTGTCCTCATCTTCCTGGTCTTTGTCATCTCCATAGCCAGCAACACCATCATGATCATTCTCATCCACATGGATTCCCACCTCCACACTCCAAAGTACTTTCTGCTCAGCCAGCTTTCCATCATGGACATTCTGTACATTTCCACCATTGTGCCCAAGATGCTGGTTGACCAGATGGTGGGCCAGAGGGCCATTTCCTTTGCAGGATGCACTGCCCAGCATTTCCTCTACTTGACCTTAGCAGGGGCTGAGTTCTTCCTTTTAGGACTCATGTCCTATGACCGCTATGTCACCATCTGCAACCCTCTGCACTATCCTGTCCTGATGAGCTGCAAGATCTGCTTATTGATTGTGGTTGCAGCTTGGCTGGGAGGGTCCATAGATGGCTTCTTGCTCACGCCAGTCACCATGCAGTTCCCTTTCTGTGCTTcccgggaaatcaatcacttcttcTGTGAGGTACCTGCCGTTCTGAAGCTCTCCTGTGTGGACACATCAGCCTATGAGACAGCCATGTATGTCTGCTGCATCATGATGCTCCTcattcctttctctgtcatcTCGGCCTCTTACACAAGGATTCTCCTGACTGTTTATAGGATGAGTGAAGCAGAGGGGAGGCGAAAGGCAGTGGCCACTTGCTCCTCCCACATGGTGGTTGTCAGCCTCTTTTACGGGGCTGCCATGTACACCTATGTGCTGCCTCACTCTTACCATACTCCTGAGCAGGACAAGGCTGTGTCTGCCTTCTACACTATCCTCACTCCCTTGCTCAACCCACTCATTTACAGTCTCAGAAACAAAGACGTCACAGGGGCCCTACAGAAAGCTCTGGGGAGGTGCTTGTCCCCAGGAAGGTAA